cggagctggaggcggcaTCGACCCAGGCTTGGGTTAGCGCCGCGGCGACATGGGCGCAAGCCGGCGTGGTGGGAGATGCCGGCGgggacggtggcggcggcgatggtCTTCGTGCCGTCGGTGGAGGGGGAGCACGGCTAAGGTGGCCGTGCGGATGTGACGGACCTCGACCGGGAGGTCGTGGTCGTTGGGGATGACACCCCGCTGCGGACCGACGTGGTCGAGCGGGCAGGGGCCGACGGAGGCGGCGATGACGCGGTCTTGGGGGAGGCATCACGGACGACGCCGGAGGGGCGGCACCGACGCCGACGTGCGAGGCGCCGCCGGTGGTGGAGCCGCAAGTCACTCCGCCCACCGAGCCGGTGTCGGAGTCGGAGAGGGCGCCGGCCTCAGGGGAGGCGGCCAGCGGGGGGCACGCTCTCGTGCCCAGGCCCGGGGGTCGCTGGGTTGCCGGGTCTTAACCGTCGCGGAGCGGGACCAGAGAGGTCTTCTTCAGGCCCCTGACCtaggaggaggcggcgatggccACCGTGACTCGGCGCCTGCGAGGGCGGACGGACCGGATCCACGCCTTCGCCCAGGCCGAGGTGCAGGCGACGCGAGGGCTGGAGCGCGCCGTGTTTGTATGTTTTCCATTCCATTCTGCTTTTTCTCTTTCTGTTGCTTCTTCTTTGTGGGGGGCGTGCCAGTGCACCCattgggtgtagcccccgagattcggtccaactgcgtagcagttgggtcgaatcttatcTTGCTGTCTTGTATTGATCGTTGCTTTCTGCAGCAACTGGACTCCTACCGGGTCGGCGTCTTCAATTGGCTCCTGGAGACGCATCGGTGTCTCAAGGAACGGCTcgcggccaaggaggaggagctccgcgcCGCGGAAGGTACTTGTCTTTTATGCTCTTTTTTAGTGGGgggcgctagcgcacccactgggtgtagcccccgagattcgggccaactgcatagcagttgggtcgaatcttaagGTAGTACTTTGTTTCTGAGTCTCTCTTCTGTAGCCGAGGTGCTGTCTTGGAGGACTCGGCTGATTCGGGCCGGCTTTCACTACGACCGGCTTTTTGCAGACGTTGGTCGGCTTGGAGCCGAGGTGGAGAGGGCGAGGGCGATGTCGACGGGAGCCCGGCGGGCGCTCGACGAAGCCAGCTAGCTGCAGGAGCAGCTGGCGGGCAACAAGGGCCGTCTTGAGGCCAAGGTGGAGCGCCTAAAGGCGGAGGCCGCCAAGGTTGTGGAGGCACGGCAGGCCCTTGCCGAGGTGGACCAGCAACGTGGCAAGCTGGTCGACGACAAGGGGCagctccaggccgaggtggagcacATGAAGGTGGCCACGTTGGAGGAGATACGGTAGGGGGAGACCCGGCGCCGCGAGGAGGCTGTGAAGGCAGCCGAGgacaaggacgccgagctgaaggcggcccttgccaaggTCGCCGATCTGGAGAAGACGCTCCAGGAGCGTGACCGCACCATTGCCCGGGAGCGGCGTGGTACGTTGCTCGAAGCGCAGCACCcggaagagtccttctccagtaagtgctttTCCTTTGGTTTTGTTGTTGCCGGGTTGGGACTCCGGCTTCTTGTTCTCGGTGACTTTTCTTCTGACTTGCTTTTCTTTTCGACAGGGGCCTTCCCGGAGACGCGCCAGCTGGCGGTGGAGGCGGTCCGCTTTCAGCGCGACCCGCAGGGGATCACCGGCTCTGGGACTGACCCGCGGGTGGTGTGGACCTTCCCACAGATCGTGACCGCCGCCGAGGCCCGTCTGTGAGTCTTGAGCGAGCAGATGGGGCGGCTCTCTGAGGCCGGCGCGGCGATGACGGCGGCCCTCTGGCCGGGTGCCGTCGCGCCGACCAGCTTCACACGACTAGCGCGGTGGTTGGAGGTGGGCCCGGACCGTCTTCATGAGTGGCGGGTTTCCGCCGCTCGTGCCGGCGCCGAGATGGCGCTCAGGTTCGCGATGTATTGGCATCCGACCTGGCGTTGGATGCGTTGATGGGCCAGCGAGCCGGCTCGGAGAACCAGATGCAGGCGGAGGCCGGACGGATCGCCGCCTGGGCCAGCTACATCGCCGGGTTCGCCTTCCATGACGAGTTCTAGCCGGAGCAGGCGGAGGATGGTGGAGTCGTGCCTACTGACGACTACGGCCTGCTTCTGGACGACCCGGAGGGCAGCTCTGAGGAGACGGACGTCTAATGCGACGCGGACGCCGGGGAGGAGGATACCGGCACCACCGCGGATCCGGGAGCTGTGCCATCCGACGGCGGGGATGCCTGATTTTTAACTTAGTAAAAATTTCTGTTAggtagcaggtccacccacccactgggggttaACTGGGTGTAATGAACTCTGGCCTTGGGCCTTGGGCTTTTCATTTTTTTTGAGCCGTTTTCCTGCACTCTCCCCTCCTGGGCTTCTCCCCCGCGAGTCTGATGGGGGggctccggtccgtgacaagggGTTCGGCCTTTGAGAAGAGCATGCAGTACTTAAGCTTTCGCAATGTTGTGCGTGAgtgaaacacccactgggccggctggcggcaatccggcggggccgggttggcgagcagccggtcgtgcggcAACTTAAAGTGGCGAGGCCGGGTTGAGCGACCCGGCGGTATGCATAAACTTCGTGGATGCCAGCGCTCTTGCTTTTCTTCTCTGGAGCCATttctcgcaactttccccctttggtttcccccccccccccccccccgcgagtctgacggccgaggctccggtccgtgacaagggGTTCGGCCTTTGGGAGGAGCGTGCGATACTTAGGCTTTTGAAACATTGAGCgtgagcgaaacacccactgggccggctggcggtgatccggcggggccgggttggcGATCAGCCGGTCGTGCAACAACTTAAAGTGGCAGGCCCGGGTTGGGCGACCCGGCGGTTCCTGACATAGTGTTCGTGGCGCGCTGGTGCATTGGTCTCATGTGCTTGCCAGCCAACAACCGAAGCCGGTTCTACGGCCTAGAGCCAAGTGAGAGGTCGTGGCAATCCGATGCGTCAGGAGCCGCTAAGGAAAACAACGGGTGGCTAAGCCGGTcagcccccgagcccccgggTCGAGCGAGTTGACCTGGTGGTCGGGTTGGTTTAAGAGGAAAGTAATGCACAATTGTAGGAGACACAATAGCTTGGTCGGGAAAGGACAGCCCCCGAGCGTCGTTCGGGGATCCCATAGTTTTCAGATGATTACAAAAGGCAGTGATACATACATGCACACGGCTAACTGTAAAACGGGCAGAGGAGCTCTGCATTCCATGGCCGGGTTGTTTCTTCGCCGGTGGTGTCCCTCTTGCGCTAGTTTGCCTTGcgggcgtcgatgaggtagtacgCGTTGCGATCGCACAACgccttgctgacgatgaaggggccctcccatggggaggacagcttgtgctggccggtctgctcttggacgagccgaaggacgaggtCTCCCTCCCGGAAagcgaggggcttgatcttcttgctgtggtaATGCCTCGGGCCTTGCTGGTAGAAGGTTGAGCGACTGAGCACTAGGAGACATgcttcttcgagcaggtcgacgccgtcttcgcGGGCTTCCTTGGCTTCGGCTTCCATGTACATCATGACGcgcggcgagtcgaactcgacgtcggtcgggatgacggcttctgctccgtagacaaggaagaatggggtgaacccggtcgaccgGTTTGGCGTGGTGcggagactccagaggacggccggcaacTCGTCAAGCCAACTGCCGGGCGAATGGATGAGACGCTAGACGACTCGCGGTTTGATGCCAGATAGGATGATGCCGTTGgcccgctcgacctggccgttggaCTGCGGATGCGCGACGGAAGCCAGGTTGTGGCGGATGCCGGAGACGGAGCAGTACTGCGCGAGTgcgcccttggcgaagttggtgccATTGTCCGTGATGATGCTGTTCGGCATGCCGTAGCGCACCGCGATGTCCTTCATGAATCGAACGGCCGTTGGCCCATCCAGCTTCTTGATCGGCCTTGCttcgatccatttggtgaacttgtccaccgccaccagcaaatgtgtcaagccacctcgagcggtcttgaagggccccaccatgtcgagtccccagaccgcgaatggccagGCGATCGGGATGGTCCGGAGTGCCGACGCCGGCTGGTGGCTGCGCTTGCTGAAGCGCTGGCATCCCTCGCACTTGAGGACGAGTGACTCTGCGTCTTcgagggccgtgggccagtagaaaccacagcggaaagccttggccaccaaGGACCGCGAGGCGGCGTGGTGCCTGCACTCGCCCTGgtgtatgtcgaggaggatctCAATGCCCATGTCTTGCTCGACGCAGCATTGGAATACGCCGGTGGAGCTGCGCTTGACGAGCTTGTTGTTGATGATGTTGTAGGCGGACGCCCTGTGCTGCACCTGCCGGGCTTCGATCTCGTCCATGGGAAGGACCCCATTCTCCAGGAACTCCGAGATGGGCAGTGCCCAGGATGGTGCCGTCGCCACGGCGAAGACGGCCACCTTTTTGGGTTCTGGGGCGGcagcccccgagccgggttcCGCAGCCACCGGGGCGGGTTCGAccgtccccgggccgggttgtggCGCAGCCGGGTCGGGtggagcagtccccgggccgggtcgAGGCGCGGCCGGGTCGCCTGGGACGTGGATGGACTCGGAGTCCCGAGACGGCTTGACGGATGGCTTGTGCAGGTGCTCGAGGGAGATGCCGGACGGAATGGACTGCCGGGACGAGGTGATCTTGGCGAGTGTGTCGGCCGCCTCATTTTCTACGCGCGGGACGTGGAGGAACTGACAGCCCGCGAAGAATCCGGACAgcttctggacgaggaagcggtagcttgccattgTTGGACTCGTGGGCGTCCCACTCGCCAGAGCACTACTGCACCACCAGGTCcaagtcgccgtagcacaggatgcgCCGGATGCCGTGTTCATTGGCAACCCGGAGGCTGTGCACAAGGGCTTCGTattcggcgacgttgttggaggcgtcgaagtggatctgcagtgcGTACTTGAGCCAGTCGCCCTTGGGGGAGGACAGCACGATGTCGGCCCCTAGGCCGAGTCGCATCTTCGAGCCGTTGAAGTGCATGTGCCAGTGCGTCGAGTCTGGTggtggcggcaggtactgggtctcggtccagtcgacaaggaagtcggccaaagCCTGGGACTTGATCGTAGTGCGGGGCTCGTAGAGAatggtgtggccggctagctCGAGCGCCTACTTGGTGACCCGGCCAGAGGCATCCCGGCACCCGATGATTTCACCGAGAGGGGCCGTGCTGACCACGGTGACGACATGCTCTTGGAAGTActgcttcaatttcttggcggtgaagtacacgccGTAACACATCGTCTGGTAGTGCGGGTTGTTCTGCTTCGAGGcggagagcacctcgctcaggtagtagacgGGACATTGGACGGCTTGGACCTTGTCAttctctggtcgctcgaccaccaTCACTGTGCTGACCGACCGCGAGGTTGCGGCGATATAGAGCAACAACGGCTCCTTCTCGACCGGTGCGGCCAGGACtggtgcggtggagagcatgcgcttgagatCCCGGAAAGCCTCATCCGTCTGGTCGTTCCATTCGAAtggcgtcgtcttcttcatcagctgatataggggaaggccctctcgcctagccggctgagaaaccggctgaccgaggccaagcagccggtgaacttctggacgtcACGTAGCCGgccggcttgcgcatgcgctcaatggccttgattttctccgggtttgcctcaatgccgcgctccgagatgaggaagccgagtagctttccggccgggacgctgaaaacgcatttttccgggttgagcttgacctTGTACTCGTGTAGGTTGGCGAAGGTCTCCTTCTGGTCGTCGAGGAGtgtgaggtgctgcttggtcttcaccatgatgtcgtccacatagacgtggATATTGCGGCCGAGTTGCGGCAGCAGGCATTTTTGCATGCAGCGCTagaaggtggcgccggcgttcttcaagccgaacgatatggtgatgtagcaatacgccccaaagggcatgatgaaggacgtcttcagggcatcggccgggtccagcttgatctgatgatagctggagtaagcgtccaggaaggacaggagctcacacctggcagtggagtcgatgacttggtcgatccgcgggagggtgaacgggtctttggggcaggccttgtttaggctggtgtagtcgatacatatgcgccaggtcttgttcttcttcaggacgaggactgggttggctagccactcggggtgaaacacttccattatgaagccggccgccaaaagcttggtgacctcttcaccgatggtccttctcttctcttcggaaaAACGTCGCAGGGGTTGACGGACGGGCTTGGTATCCTTGCGGACGTGGAGTTCATGCTCGGAgtacttcctcgggatacccggcatgtcctttggggtccATGTGAAAATATCATGATTCTCacagaggaagtcgacgagctcgccttcctatttgctgtcgaggcgggtgcccacgacaacgtacttgctgcagctggggtcttccaggttcagcttcactttcttggtctccttggagggcttgaacGAGGCCTCGTCAGCCGGGTCCTCGGACGGGATCGGCGCGACCGACGCTTCTTGGGCCAGGGCGATGATCCGGTCGAACTAGCGCCACTCCTCGGCTACGACCATCGACTCGGCCAGCTTGGCGCCATCTTGGGCGCACTCTATGGACTTGCGGTAGTCACCGGTGACGGTGATGAGGCCCTTCGGACCCGGCTGCTttatcttcaggtaggcgtagtggggaaCCGCCATGAATTTGGCGAGCGCGGGCCGGCCCAGCAGCGGATGGTATGCgctggacaggtccaccacctcgaaccagatcggctCGCGTCGGAAGTGGCTATTGTCGCTGAACAGGACGTCGAGCCGGATCCGGCCGATCGGGGAGCAGGAGAGGCCGGGAACGATGCCGTGGAAGATCATCCGGGTTGGCTCCAGGTCCTTGGCCTcgaggccgagcttggtcatggtgtcgcggtagaggatgttgatgctgctgccgccgtcgatgagaaCCCGGGAAAACTTGCACGTGCATCGAGGCGCGACGATGGTGGGATCGAGGACGAGGGCGTAACCACCCGGGTTCGGCATGACGGCTGGGTGGTCCTCCCGAGTCCAGGTGACCGGGCGCTCTGACCAGTGCATGTATTCCGTCTTGGCCGGGAtgacggtgttcacctcctgccaaaggaggcgctcgctgcgcttgtcgtcgccgAGGCTGGTGAACAAGACGTAGGTCACATTCTGGGCCAAGTAGGCATCGTCACGCATCGCTCCGCTAGCCAGTGGCGGCGGAGGGGGCGGAGGCGGCTGTTTCGCCCCTGGAGCCGGGGCCGGGGAGGCGGGATGTCGCCCCTCAggatgcgcttggtgatggcgctctgccgaagcgtgtgcgtggacggcctcgcaccgctgtggtgcttgcagggggcatcgagcaTCTCCTTGAAACTCATGGCGGGTTGCCACATCGTCTTGCCGGTCTACCGGCGCTTGGCGGCCGGGTCGGCCGCGGGCGCCTGCTCGGCGGCCGTGATGAGCCGGTTGTCGTAGCGCTGGGCCGGCtgatcggccttgcgcttgttgttctgcTGGTTGTGCTGTTGTCGGCTGCCTTCGCCGGCTTGCTTCAGAGGGGGGGGGCGGCTTAGCTTTGCCGGCTTCGTCCAGCGCCACATGGATATTCATGGCGGAGTCAGCGTTTGCATACTTGTCCGCCGTCACCATGAGCgtggccatggtggccggctcggagtgcaagagcttgtgcttgaggagggtgccgtcCCGGCACCCGTTGACGAAGTATTGGATTGCTTGGACTTCGTGGACGCCCTCGCAGCTGTTCCGGAGCTCGGTAGAGCGTGCGAGGTACTCGCGGCCGGCCTCCGCCGGCCCCTGCACGCACAGGGCGAGTTGACTGGGGCAGCCGGGTCACGTGTACATGccggtgaagttgcggacgaaggcttGCTCGAAGTCGACCCACGCATTGATGCTGCCctccggcagactgtttaaccaggtGCGTGCCGACCCCTGGAGCATGAGGGGCGCGTAGCGTACGGCGAGGCGGCGGTTACCGCCAGCGATGCCGATGGCggtggtgtagtcggtgagccaatcctccggcttcacggtgccgttgtacttgggggtgtcgcgggggagcgtgaaccctttagTAAAGGGCTCACCCTGGATGCGTGGCCCGAAGCATGCCGGCCCGACGGGGCCAGTCTCCTCCAGCTCTTGGAAGAGGGCGAGTCGGTCAAGGCGGTGACGggcgtcggtgtcgtcgatggcgCGCTGGCCCAGCCGGTCGGTGACCgtgccgcggggggggggggggggtcgcctCTAGTCGGACATCGGCTGGGTTGTTGTAGAGGGTCGAGTCGGCGTCGGGCCTCCAAGGCCGGCTCGTCCCCCAAGCCGCCGGCGGTCGTTGGCGCGGGGTTACACCGGGTCCGGGTGCGGCCGGAGTGCGCCTCGCCGGGTGGCGAGGATGCCGTGTGCTGGAAGTTGTCGGGTCCAACGACGCAGGTGGAGCCGGATCCGGCCGGATTGGTGAGTtggttgaggcggtcctgctgTGCGTTGGCCGCAGCGAGGAGGTCATTCACCCTCTTGAGGCGGTCCTGCAGCTCTTCACCTGCGAGCTGGTCCAGGCCGACCGCGGCTGCCTGGGCAGCGCGCATGTTCTTCACGGGAGTCTCGTAGACGGGAGGGACGGCGCCGAAGGCGCGCCCGATCGCGCTACCCCGGGCCCGCACGTCGGCGACCCGGCTTGGCTCGGGCGCGTCCGGAATGAAGCCGTAGGCGGCGTTGCGCTCCAGCTGAGTGGAGTCGAGGCGGCGTTGCGTGGC
This genomic window from Aegilops tauschii subsp. strangulata cultivar AL8/78 chromosome 4, Aet v6.0, whole genome shotgun sequence contains:
- the LOC109787630 gene encoding uncharacterized protein — protein: MASYRFLVQKLSGFFAGCQFLHVPRVENEAADTLAKITSSRQSIPSGISLEHLHKPSVKPSRDSESIHVPGDPAAPRPGPGTAPPDPAAPQPGPGTVEPAPVAAEPGSGAAAPEPKKVAVFAVATAPSWALPISEFLENGVLPMDEIEARQVQHRASAYNIINNKLVKRSSTGVFQCCVEQDMGIEILLDIHQGECRHHAASRSLVAKAFRCGFYWPTALEDAESLVLKCEGCQRFSKRSHQPASALRTIPIAWPFADIAVRYGMPNSIITDNGTNFAKGALAQYCSVSGIRHNLASVAHPQSNGQVERANGIILSGIKPRVV
- the LOC141021881 gene encoding uncharacterized protein, translated to MKKTTPFEWNDQTDEAFRDLKRMLSTAPVLAAPVEKEPLLLYIAATSRSVSTVMVVERPENDKVQAVQCPVYYLSEVLSASKQNNPHYQTMCYGVYFTAKKLKQYFQEHVVTVVSTAPLGEIIGCRDASGRVTK
- the LOC141021882 gene encoding uncharacterized protein, whose product is MTKLGLEAKDLEPTRMIFHGIVPGLSCSPIGRIRLDVLFSDNSHFRREPIWFEVVDLSSAYHPLLGRPALAKFMAVPHYAYLKIKQPGPKGLITVTGDYRKSIECAQDGAKLAESMVVAEEWR